One window from the genome of Hydra vulgaris chromosome 02, alternate assembly HydraT2T_AEP encodes:
- the LOC100208131 gene encoding centrosome-associated protein 350 isoform X7, protein MSHFKGRKINEPSLHIENVYGSSLTALSDAWASVAEAKKELKNVDSRIRQSTVHPLTWHPYKNVKDPIAEKTYHKENIPPVSYPKPACVESYGSDLLESSTYTACSRQYPSTEHQKTSNLHNDLEENNEKFSVSLTGKSLLTKQSKSVALSRLKEKINLQKQQLSSFDDSSEKCFPDKQYHNEGEAVKRSEELETLKIITRKVGQAPSAPVYPGFNEPLSINVIDEMKKSSVSANETRKKTQKEIVKKLSPKNQVKAKCKGKPHRIIAPKKSTNTITTMSWRLGQEIQRKICQEFHSVKDSQTNCKLTNTMKSASITHNAAKSDSATNNTAKSDSITNNTSKSDSRTINTAKSDSRTNSTSKSDTVTHNESPENCEDHDSSAISDEIITDQKDEKGDKEENIISNDDGDITLKEQSIDSDVEGGELEKDINHLLESKLLTKNAKEILQNVNTFEKDVSTPFKKKQITATIDTGLKKKLPAKSPPVKRKLEDENYPKTKVRHYDQEEVKRYMLMQQNQRKKQLQEEKRREKEKKALQDKMLQELYAKQKAAVRVESKHPISETFIKSKQRKLESMLQNEQEKYKSSIHNEQEKYKSGIQSEQEKYKSNTHNEQEKYKSSIQNEQEKFMSGIQNEQEKYKSSMQAQSNSSADVSLFTVPKQTSSPCGKSSLDTNSSRSLVNEAKDSMSVCESSINLVYTKSGLEKSKADRINAIRTTAAALRQRLDEEAMRLTSLVQKKQTIESTSIKSVHYDKTDNEIPGVQNLEEKSRLVKKKNEMEDAAKLIQAAYRGHCVRQSLSWQLPSGRTLYQSLEEAKRQAFLNDIQNKPVELTSSNFRPVVLPNKYEYSNSFRTEDSSSLAKDALQSLSLPNDKSLQETIPSDSLNSVIKESCSEKQPDSYDKYTTASNSEQSTDMESNNIHSDEQIKRLRNILEKHKDAYRDKYSIINIFTRNYAGFKSLKSAGEAQQVDYTPLHTESDSSTLSKNSKHVSTVQSSTDSEAGISTDQKNILSLKKGEESKLPSYLESNREKPHEKLEICDLSDHSEKLFSPLSRSSEPNLMPKTIPDEASDYSSDTSNSIVDELFSDEINPILTSTRKFPNKKSDNTHEHFLKQSINQFRERMSPNTLERRLRAEINLFDNVGDTMQQVDEMEKVQSIINAQQQSVALAQVLKSRQLTYKHDLEKLSMEAKEKTMVSAKDIESARLATAEASMKALQMMADIKLKAADEATENAKKIVQVHENTTAIVLDAANKVDKSRNDISEAYRISVERQLHDVEKVAVAAASAASVAAVNAALEHHKQQLERLRMQSLAKISKLYSPPDSASSIVSNKMKPSDTTVADSVSQTKNSDENRTTSASRSQTNSYDTSKTLEGSLSQTKTLTKENSRTSSKFSNRLKDSISFVDSVASNSIYSNAPLNNIDNATSKIYDDSFISSKLIVGEDIDEKSEKSIAEELFLNELVSQASSLESQALSLKSQTLSVKSQASSVISQASSVKFKKMVSNSTNINEERDKRISIDTNDNEDKSFSNISFSSHITEEFQNENENIQLGERFNSSLTEDELKNDFRMVLPSENHRRKSLDSKDIISTNEQSSSDDIKTPKNNKRSRRHSKSPFAEEDTFSRFTVDMVRQYIQEEEMRAKHQKALLALREKAIIEKTKAEMAFLEMKKKSFKKKGSDDMMPPITKKQRALLMKLQAEQAEIRRQKETLKVAKHERKSMLNQQREIQRIRSSTQVIWNKLGGLDKNNLSLKEDVCETENYKTVDSSVSSSSRPIVKESDLTNALSDKNNKLSSCLTTIGVEVNKDHMSNHETSGEDKSSFSHDLKKLRNITSERYLTEREKKLQLRKDQFSKILERENKLKSWREKIIEEEQKLKAEIKRVLYTDERNNFDKSVSVTASQLLSTQTNSKSSYKTSSSNKQVDVASSIASLVLEHHSSADSVSPISESLSLERRSQQTSSRDASSQVVVKSISQESKSLIISNKSPYYDDGSLKENLLTETLKTHLITSDIKTEEILSHCNVSIEKKSKKVTKSSMSSKVLHQDYSDCYSNEIFEDTSAQTSPIVNKKTDQSTSVNRRIDEESTTEGTSDVSDIEQRLRGLENELQKRRDQLNHLRRRKEKEILKKKEIEMNQDLLLLEQQIRQEKKTETSVCPARTQSPRILSPRSSLEAPEKSYFSDKDSRRSLNFDQDINNGNKIDQRESSSKNLHSNSIHNDSSKLSSKLTDTILSNQSINEMVWDVETREFDSSAIEKSENSENTNISIEKSLSKSNNKSIEKSISEKSNKTIEKSISENTNRSIEKGVSKIINKSIEKSISESTNKSIEKSVSENTNKSIEKSISENTNKSIEKSISENTNKSVKKSISENNNKSVEKSISENISNTIEKSISENTNKTIEKSLDGYSARPIPTGAKENEYYDDIFELSLKSSNGNSYEHLSSISKKLNDSLGVKPLETTNFINNKHDHSVMSNKSKSSRSDFYQKSEKEKFNVSNASENKGETTVSSYVFNLNDRVIVEGRLKGTVMYIGKISSSDLIVAGVLLDEPNGTSNGTFNGHKYFDCRQDYGLFIKIENLEKISDLVSKAIVEKDIIENIDNFHNSDTHLPSSILKSFIEEDTTEKFSDITDFKSSETHSRTNTPDVESADELSEHKSHISQTSFKSIQKSSELIKSDYMSSSHLSQKEDMSVESCSSKSIHKSEVNRSNESNRSLNISESTSVKSQINKLNEVDNSLAMNGLTSVQDLFNESDLINCVKTVDKQSYNQLINISHKPEIHSDSVDHIVNSLLKSLLTETVNISKGRAMCDNKSESIKTRAVRDNKSESIKTSIITELAIKTLLNDAISHMINVKKRKSYSVKTIPDDFISLRVQDPTNTTIQYPTIQDPTKHVSLTQNHPDVTEKIRNLKTVHDELDALLKDSDSAGDSDSDSEEEIQSSNIILPPRGFDSEDPVMSIPYTEIETKDLVLAALKEIENLSLDEMMVTQPSNNFFTKIKDNHDRNSILYCQLVFDVSKSLYHDIILFRQDHRQNHPLLFQIRRKNYSKFTRTTNQLVDENEIRSAVCAHVCTILGLRPGRPSLEKLKHKLPLNLAKKDYVDAILVEELREEEIQWVNYDEDELRVKFQLADAILENLLYEITTILSSV, encoded by the exons gAAAGCCACATCGAATAATTGCTCCTAAAAAGTCTACTAATACAATTACTACAATGTCATGGAGATTGGGTCAAGAAATTCAGCGTAAAATTTGTCAGGAGTTTCATTCAGTTAAAGATAGTCAAACTAATTGTAAACTAACCAATACTATGAAATCTGCATCAATAACTCACAATGCTGCAAAATCTGATTCTGCAACTAATAATACTGCAAAATCTGATTCTATAACTAATAATACCTCAAAATCTGATTCTAGAACTATTAATACTGCAAAATCTGATTCTAGAACTAACAGTACTTCGAAATCTGATACTGTAACTCACAACGAATCACCAGAGAATTGCGAAGATCATG atagtTCTGCTATTTCGGATGAAATAATAACTGATCAAAAAGATGAAAAAGGAGATAAGgaagaaaatattattagtaatgatGATGGAGATATTACATTAAAAGAACAATCTATAGACAGTGATGTAGAAGGTGGTGAATTAGAAAAAGACATAAATCATTTACTTGAAAGCAAGttgttaacaaaaaatgcaaaagaaattttacaGAATGTTAACACTTTTGAAAAAG atgtGAGCACgccatttaaaaagaaacagaTTACTGCTACTATAGATactggattaaaaaaaaaactacctgCTAAATCCCCACCAGTTAAAAGGAAGCTAG AAGACGAAAATTACCCAAAAACAAAAGTAAGGCATTACGACCAAGAAGAAGTTAAG AGATATATGCTAATGCAACAAAACCaaagaaaaaagcaattgcAAGAAGAAAAGCGCagagaaaaagagaaaaaagcaCTCCAAGACAAAATGTTACAG gaATTATATGCAAAACAAAAAGCTGCTGTGAGAGTTGAATCGAAGCATCCAATTAGTGAAACATTTATAAAGAGTAAACAAAGAAAACTTGAATCA ATGCTTCAAAACGAACAAGAGAAATATAAGTCAAGTATCCATAACGaacaagaaaaatataagtCAGGTATTCAAAGTGAACAAGAAAAATACAAGTCAAATACTCATAATGAACAAGAGAAATATAAGTCAAGTATTCAAAATGAACAAGAGAAATTTATGTCAGGTATTCAAAATGAACAAGAAAAATACAAGTCAAGTATGCAAG caCAATCGAACAGTTCAGCAGATGTTTCATTGTTTACAGTTCCAAAGCAAACTAGTAGTCCATGCGGCAAGAGTTCTCTGGATACAAATTCTAGTAGAAGTTTAGTCAATGAAGCCAAAGATTCAATGTCGGTTTGTGAATCATCTATAAATCTTGTCTATACAAAATCAG GTCTTGAGAAATCAAAAGCAGACCGCATAAATGCAATAAGAACTACTGCTGCTGCCTTACGTCAAAGATTAGATGAAGAAGCCATGCGACTAACATCTTTagtgcaaaaaaaacaaacaatcgAAAGCACTTCAATAAAATCAGTTCATTATGACAAAACAGATAATGAAATTCCAG gtgttcaaaatttagaagaaaaatctaggcttgttaaaaaaaag aatGAAATGGAGGATGCTGCAAAATTAATACAAGCTGCATATAGGGGTCACTGTGTTCGACAAAGTTTATCTTGGCAACTTCCATCAGGGCGTACGTTATATCAATCTTTGGAAGAAGCTAAAAGACAAGCATTTCTTAATGATATTCAAAACAAACCTGTTGAGTTAACCAGCAGTAACTTCCGACCCGTTGTTCTACCTAACAAATACGAATACTCTAACTCCTTTCGAACAGAAGATTCTTCCTCTTTAGCAAAGGACGCTTTACAAAGTTTATCGCTTCCTAATGACAAAAGTTTGCAAGAAACAATTCCAAGTGATAGCTTAAACTCTGTAATTAAAGAAAGTTGTTCTGAAAAACAACCT GATTCTTATGACAAGTACACTACAGCAAGTAATAGTGAACAAAGTACAG atATGGAATCAAATAACATTCATTCTGACGAACAAATTAAAAGGTTGAGGAATATTCTAGAAAAACACAAAGATGCTTATCGCGATAA ATATTccatcattaatatttttacccGCAACTATGCaggatttaaaagtttaaaaagtgcAG gAGAAGCACAACAGGTTGACTACACACCTTTGCATACTGAATCTGATTCCTCTACTCTATCAAAGAATTCAAAACATGTTAGTACTGTTCAAAGTTCTACTGATAGTGAAGCAGGTATCTCTACGgatcaaaaaaatata ctcTCTTTGAAGAAAGGAGAAGAATCAAAGTTGCCATCATATTTGGAATCAAATCGAGAAAAGCCTCATGAAAAGCTTGAAATATGTGATTTATCAGACCATTCTGAAAAGCTTTTTTCACCATTATCTCGATCTTCTGAGCCAAATCTAATGCCAAAAACTATTCCAGATGAGGCAAGTGACTATTCAAGTGATACTTCCAATTCAATTGTTGATGAATTGTTTTCTGATGAAATCAACCCTATACTAACTTCAACACGTaaatttccaaataaaaaatcagataaTACACAtgaacattttttgaaacagaGCATCAACCAGTTTAGAGAAAGAATGTCTCCAAATACACTTGAAAGGCGCTTAAGAGCGGAGATCAACCTTTTTGATAATGTAGGAGATACTATGCAACAAGTTGATGAGATGGAAAAGGTCCAGAGTATAATTAATGCTCAGCAGCAATCAGTTGCTCTTGCACAAGTGTTAAAATCAAGACAGTTGACATACAAGCATGATCTTGAAAAGTTGTCCATGGAAGCCAAAGAAAAAACTATGGTATCTGCTAAAGATATTGAATCTGCAAGGCTAGCTACTGCTGAAGCATCAATGAAGGCTCTGCAGATGATGGCTGATATAAAACTTAAAGCAGCAGACGAGGCAACtgaaaatgccaaaaaaatagTACAAGTACATGAGAATACAACAGCAATTGTTTTAGATGCAGCAAATAAAGTAGATAAATCAAGGAACGACATTTCAGAAGCTTATAGAATTTCTGTTGAGCGTCAGTTACATGATGTTGAAAAAGTTGCTGTTGCTGCAGCTTCTGCAGCTTCAGTTGCTGCAGTCAATGCAGCCTTGGAGCATCATAAACAACAACTCGAGCGGTTGAGGATGCAATCACTAGCAAAAATCTCCAAGTTATATTCTCCTCCAGACTCAGCTTCAtcaattgtttcaaataaaatgaaaccCTCTGATACAACAGTGGCTGATTCTGTTTCACAAACAAAGAACTCTGATGAGAATAGAACAACATCAGCTTCACGCTCACAAACAAACAGTTATGATACAAGCAAAACGTTAGAAGGGTCACTTTCGCAAACAAAGACACTCACCAAAGAAAACAGTAGAACATCTTCAAAATTTAGTAATAGGTTAAAAGATTCCATTAGTTTTGTTGACAGTGTGGCATCTAATTCTATTTATTCAAATGCTCCATTAAATAATATAGACAATGCGACCTCTAAAATATATGATGACAGTTTTATCTCTAGTAAACTAATTGTTGGAGAAGACATTGATGAAAAGTCAGAAAAAAGTATTGCTGAGGAACTCTTTTTAAATGAGCTTGTTTCTCAGGCTTCGTCTTTAGAATCGCAGGCTTTGTCTTTAAAATCGCAGACTTTGTCTGTAAAATCACAGGCTTCGTCTGTAATATCACAGGCATCGTCtgttaaatttaagaaaatggTCAGTAACAGTACTAACATTAATGAGGAGAGAGATAAAAGGATTAGTATTGACACTAATGATAATGAAGATAAATCTTTCTCCAATATTTCTTTTAGTAGTCACATTACAGAAg AATTTCAAAACGAAAACGAAAACATTCAACTAGGCGAGCGTTTTAATTCTTCATTAACAGAAGacgaattaaaaaatgatttccGTATGGTTTTACCTTCTGAAAATCATAGAAGGAAAAGTTTAGACTCCAAAGATATTATTTCTACTAATGAGCAGTCGTCTTct gatGACATCAAAACACCCAAAAATAACAAG CGTTCTCGCAGACATTCAAAGAGTCCATTTGCAGAAGAAGATACTTTTTCTAGATTCACAGTAGATATGGTTCGTCAATACATTCAAGAAGAAGAAATGCGAGCAAAACATCAGAAGGCATTGTTAGCTCTTCGCGAGAAAgctattattgaaaaaacaaaggcAGAAATGGCATTcttggaaatgaaaaaaaaaagcttcaaaaagAAAGGAAGTGATGATATGATGCCaccaattacaaaaaaacaaagagcACTACTTATGAAATTACAAGCTGAACAG gcaGAAATTCGTCGTCAAAAGGAGACATTAAAAGTAGCAAAGCATGAACGTAAATCTATGTTGAATCAGCAAAGAGAAATCCAGCGAATACGCTCATCTACACAAGTTATATGGAATAAGTTAGGAGGGCTTGATAAAAACAACCTATCtttaaag GAAGATGTTTGTGAAactgaaaattataaaactgttgatAGTTCTGTTTCGTCAAGTTCAAGGCCAATTGTAAAAGAATCTGATTTAACAAATGctttatcagataaaaataataaattgtctAGTTGCTTAACAACAATAGGAGTTGAGGTAAATAAAGATCACATGAGTAATCATGAAACTTCAGGTGAAGACAAATCAAGCTTTTCTCATGATCTGAAAAAATTGCGGAATATAACAAGTGAaag GTATTTGACAGAGCGTGAGAAGAAGTTACAGTTAAGAAAAGATCAGTTTAGTAAGATTTTAGAACGAGAAAATAAGCTTAAAAGTTGGCGGGAAAAGATTATTGAAgaagaacaaaaattaaaagcagaAATTAAACGCGTGCTTTATACTGATGAAAGGAACAATTTTGACAAAA GTGTAAGTGTAACTGCTTCACAACTTTTGTCTACTCAAACAAACAGTAAATCTTCATATAAAACTTCATCATCTAATAAACAAGTTGATGTTGCGTCAAGTATAGCTTCTTTAGTTCTGGAACACCATTCTTCTGCAGACAGTGTTTCACCTATATCAGAAAGTCTTTCATTGGAAAGAAGATCCCAACAAACAAGCTCACGTGATGCATCTTCACAAGTTGTAGTTAAATCAATATCACAGGaatcaaaaagtttaatcaTTTCTAATAAGTCACCTTATTATGATGATGGATCACTTAAAGAAAACCTTTTAACagaaacattaaaaacacatttaattacATCTGACATAAAAACAGAAGAAATTTTATCGCACTGTAAtgtaagtattgaaaaaaaatctaaaaaagttacaaaaagcTCAATGAGCTCAAAAGTTCTTCATCAAGATTATTCAGATTGCTATtctaatgaaatttttgaagatACTTCTGCACAAACTAGTccaattgttaacaaaaaaactgaCCAATCAACAAGTGTAAACAGAAGAATCGATGAGGAGTCAACAACAG AAGGTACGTCAGATGTCAGTGACATAGAGCAACGTTTAAGGGGACTTGAAAATGAGTTGCAAAAAAGACGAGATCAGCTTAATCATTTGCGCAGAAGGAAAGAAAAggaaatacttaaaaaaaaggaaattgaaatGAACCAAGATCTGCTG ttacttgaaCAACAAATTCGACAAGAAAAGAAAACTGAAACAAGTGTTTGTCCTGCAAGGACTCAATCTCCTCGCATACTTTCTCCTAGAAGCAGTTTGGAAGCTCcagaaaaaagctatttttctgaCAAAGATTCTCGTAGAAGTTTAAACTTTGACCAAGATATTAACAATGGCAATAAAATTGATCAACGGGAATCATCTTCAAAAAATCTTCACAGCAACTCAATCCATAATGATTCTTCAAAGTTGAGTTCCAAGTTGACTGATACCATCTTGTCTAATCAATCGATAAATGAAATGGTTTGGGATGTTGAAACACGCGAGTTTGATTCTAGCGCAATAGAGAAAAGTGAAAATTCTGAAAATACCAACATAAGTATAGAGAAAAGCCTGTCTAAGAGTAACAACAAAAGCATAGAAAAAAGTATTTCtgaaaaaagcaacaaaacCATAGAGAAAAGCATTTCTGAAAATACAAACAGAAGCATAGAGAAAGGCGTTTCTAAAATTATCAACAAAAGCATAGAGAAAAGTATTTCTGAAAGTACCAACAAAAGCATAGAAAAAAGTGTTTCTGAAAATACCAacaaaagtatagaaaaaagtatATCTGAAAATACCAacaaaagtatagaaaaaagtatttcTGAAAATACCAACAAGAGCGTAAAGAAAAGCATTTcagaaaataacaacaaaagtGTAGAAAAAAGTATTTCTGAAAATATCAGCAATACAATAGAGAAAAGTATTTCTGAAAATACCAACAAAACCATAGAGAAAAGTCTGGATGGATATTCCGCCAGACCCATTCCAACAGGTGCTAAAGAAAACGAGTATTACGATGATATTTTTGAGCTTTCGCTCAAGAGCTCTAATGGAAATTCTTATGAGCACTTATCGAGCATTTCGAAGAAACTTAACGATAGTCTAGGGGTCAAACCATTGGAAACAaccaactttataaataataaacatgatCACTCGGTAATGTCTAATAAAAGCAAAAGCAGTCGTTCAGATTTTTATCAGaaaagtgaaaaagaaaaatttaatgtttcaaatgcGTCTGAAAATAAAGGAGAAACTACTGTTTCGTCttatgttttcaatttaaacGATCGAGTCATAGTTGAAGGTAGATTGAAAGGAACAGTTATGTATATTGGTAAAATATCAAGTTCTGATCTTATCGTGGCAGGAGTTTTGCTTGACGAACCCAATGGTACAAGCAACGGTACATTTAATGgacataaatattttgattgtcGTCAAGACTACggattgtttataaaaattgaaaaccttGAAAAAATCTCTGATTTAGTTTCTAAAGCAATTgttgaaaaagatattattgAAAACATAGATAATTTTCATAATAGTGATACGCATTTGCCTAGTTCTATTCTTAAATCATTTATTGAAGAAGACACAACAGAAAAATTTAGTGATATTACTGACTTTAAAAGTAGTGAAACTCATTCTCGAACAAATACACCAGATGTTGAAAGTGCTGACGAACTATCGGAACATAAAAGTCATATATCTCAAACATCATTTAAATCGATTCAAAAATCTAGCGAGTTAATAAAATCTGACTATATGTCTTCTAGTCATCTATCTCAAAAGGAGGATATGTCGGTCGAATCATGCTCTTCAAAATCTATTCATAAATCAGAGGTTAATCGATCAAATGAGTCAAATAGGTCTTTAAATATAAGCGAATCAACCAGTGTTAaatcacaaataaataaattaaatgaagtaGATAACTCTTTAGCCATGAACGGCTTGACCAGTGTTCAGGATCTATTTAACGAATCTGATCTTATTAATTGCGTAAAAACAGTTGATAAACAATCATATaatcagttaataaatatatctcATAAACCTGAAATACATTCTGATTCCGTTGATCATATAGTAAATAGCTTGTTAAAATCACTTTTAACTGAAACAGTTAATATATCTAAAGGTAGAGCTATGTGCGACAATAAGTCAGAGTCCATCAAAACAAGAGCCGTGCGTGACAATAAATCAGAGTCAATCAAAACAAGTATTATCACTGAATtggctataaaaactttattaaatgatGCTATATCGCATatgataaatgttaaaaaacgtaAAAGCTATTCCGTGAAAACAATCCCCGATGATTTTATTTCACTACGCGTGCAAGATCCAACAAATACAACGATACAATATCCGACGATACAAGATCCGACAAAGCATGTTTCTTTAACTCAAAACCATCCTGATGTTacagaaaaaattagaaatttaaaaactgtacACGATGAATTAGATGCGTTGTTAAAAGACTCTGATTCTGCAGGAGACTCTGATTCTGATTCGGAAGAAGAAATTCAATCCTCTAACATCATACTTCCTCCTCGTGGATTTGATTCAGAAGATCCAGTGATGAGTATCCCATATACAGAAATAGAAACTAAAGATTTAGTATTAGCTGCTTTAAAGGAAATTGAAAATCTTTCTTTAGACGAAATGATGGTAACTCAAccttcaaacaatttttttactaaaataaaagataatcaTGATAGGAATTCCATTTTATATTGTCAGCTTGTTTTTGACGTTTCCAAATCGCTTTACCATGACATTATACTTTTTCGACAAGATCACAGACAAAATCATCCACTTTTGTTTCAAATACGTCGGaaaaattactcaaaatttACTAGGACAACTAATCAACTTGTTGATGAAAATGAAATACGCTCTGCTGTATGTGCCCATGTGTGTACTATATTAGGTCTAAGACCGGGTAGACCGTCATTAGAAAAACTTAAACATAAACTTCCATTAAATCTTGCCAAAAAAGATTACGTTGATGCAATACTTGTGGAAGAGTTACGCGAAGAAGAGATACAATGGGTAAACTATGATGAAGACGAGCTGCGAGTAAAGTTTCAACTCGCTGATGCAATACTAGAAAATCTTCTGTACGAGATTACAACTATTCTTTCTTCTGTGTAA